In the Enterobacter cloacae subsp. cloacae ATCC 13047 genome, GTACCGAGTGCTGCTGAGTGTGTGCCAGGCGGTCCTTCAGTGGCCTGCTCTTCAGCGAAAGCCATTGAATGGGATGAATCTTTCAAAGCGATGAACGATCCATCAGGACGTGCGGTAGGCGTTCACCAGTCTGCCTATAAATAAACACGTATTTGAACATCAGGCCCTGCGGGGCCTGTTTTTATTTGCCTTACATTTCACCGTCTAAAATCGATTAATAACCAATAATTGCCGAATATTCGGTCACGCTGTTCGCAACCTAACCAAACAGTCACATTCCGGCCATTTTCGTTGAAAAAGGTGTTGACGCTGCAAGGGTCTATACGCATAATGCGCCCCGCAACGCCGATAAGGTAACGCGAAAAAAAGATGGCTACGTAGCTCAGTTGGTTAGAGCACATCACTCATAATGATGGGGTCACAGGTTCGAATCCCGTCGTAGCCACCATCTTTTTTGCGGGAGTGGCGAAATTGGTAGACGCACCAGATTTAGGTTCTGGCGCCGCAAGGTGTGCGAGTTCAAGTCTCGCCTCCCGCACCATTCCCAGGTAAGCGTTGCACGGATGGGGTATCGCCAAGCGGTAAGGCACCGGTTTTTGATACCGGCATTCCCTGGTTCGAATCCAGGTACCCCAGCCATATTTCTTCGATCATGCGGTTCTCCGCGGTATTGGGGTATCGCCAAGCGGTAAGGCACCGGTTTTTGATACCGGCATTCCCTGGTTCGAATCCAGGTACCCCAGCCATCGAAGAACGCAGTACTGGCTACGTAGCTCAGTTGGTTAGAGCACATCACTCATAATGATGGGGTCACAGGTTCGAATCCCGTCGTAGCCACCATATTAAGATTATCGATCTGTTTCGGTAATAAAAAATTGTTGGGGTATCGCCAAGCGGTAAGGCACCGGATTCTGATTCCGGCATTCCGAGGTTCGAATCCTCGTACCCCAGCCAATTTAAAAGTCGTTAAGCAGTACGTTTAACGCAATTGGGGTGTCGCCAAGCGGTAAGGCTCTGGTTTCTGATACCAGCATTCCGGGGTTCGAATCCCTGCACCCCAGCCACTTAAAACAAAAAAAGCCCGCTCTGCGGGCTTTTTTGTTTTTGTACAGAATTGTGCGGCCTGATGCCCTCACCCTGGCCCTCTCCCACGGGGAGAGGGTAAAAGGATTAGAGTCCCAGAGCGTATTTAAGCGCCTGACGCTTCAACCCGCCGGCGCGTTCCGCCGCCATCAATCCAATGTTTCGCAGAATACGCACCGGGGCCAGATCATTGCTGAAACCGGCATAGAACAGATCCATCCCCGACTGCATGATGAAGTTATCCGCCATACGTCGCGTCTGGTAGCGCTTGAGTACATGATGGCTTGACCAGGCCTCCGCATGCGCACGTGCATTGCCCAGCACATCCAGTAAAGCGTCAACGTCACGATACCCGAGGTTCACGCCCTGCCCCGCCAGAGGATGAATGGTGTGCGCCGCATCGCCCACCAGCGCCAGCCCATCACGGGCATACTGCAGCGCATGGCGACGTGTAAGAGGAAACGCCCCTGCGGCAACCGGCGTGATATGTCCCAGACGGGCCGGGAAGTGTTGCAGAATTTCACGCTGCAACTGCTCCATTGAAAGCCCCTGTAGCTGGCGAATGCGCGCCGGTTTGTCGTACCACACCAGCGACGCCCAGTTATCGAACAGCGGTAAAAAGGCATGCGGACCATTTGGGGTAAAGTGCTGCCAGGTACTCTCTCCCGGCGCATTTTCACACTGAACGGTGATCAGCATACAGGACTGCTCATACTGCCAGGCATGAACACCGATGCCCGCCATCTGTCTGACCTGCGAGTGAGCACCGTCAGCCCCAATGACCAGCTTCACAGCCAGTTCATCGCCGCTGTCGAGCGTCAGCGTGTAGCCGCTATTGTGAGGATGCAGCGCCTTCAGCGACGCAGGAACACGCAGCCTCACCTTCGGATGCGCCTCCAGCGCCTGCCAGAGCGCCCGCTGGAGGACGTTGTTTTCCACCATATAGCCCAGACGCGGCAGCTTCAGCTCGGCGGCATCAAACGCGACGTGGGCATTTTCCCATTCCCAGGTTTCAAGGCGACTGTAAGGGTGAGCCCGCATATCGAGCACCGCCTCCCAGACGCCCAGCCCGCGAAGCAAATCAACAGAGGCCGCGCTGATGGCGGAAATGCGGACATCCGGCTTTGCCGTCGGGTCAAACTCAGCAGGTGCCGCCTGCTCAATAACCGTTACCTCAAATCCCTGCTGCGCCAGCCCCAGCGCCAGCGCGCCGCCGACCATACCGCCGCCGACAACGGCAATTTCGGTGTGTTGGAGTGTCATGGTCACTTTTCCTTATTGGAGAATCCCTTAAGTTTACCGGATTTTTGCAGTCCTGAGACGCATAACCTTCATACTGGTCACAACCCCACCAAAGCATTACAATACACGGCTTGCAATCCTGAGCTGAGCAAGTCGATGACTAAAAAACTCCATATAAAAACCTGGGGCTGTCAGATGAACGAATACGATTCATCCAAGATGGCCGATCTGCTGGATACCACCCACGGATACCAGCTGACTGAAAATGCGAAAGAAGCCGATGTGCTGCTGCTGAATACCTGCTCAATTCGTGAAAAAGCGCAGGAAAAAGTTTTTCACGTTTTAGGTCGCTGGAAACTTCTCAAACGAAAAAATCCGGACCTGATCATCGGTGTGGGTGGCTGCGTCGCGTCGCAGGAAGGTAAGCTGATTCGTCAGAGAGCCCCCTATGTGGATATTGTCTTTGGCCCCCAGACCCTGCACCGCCTGCCGGAAATGATCAACAAGGTGCGCGGCGATCGTAGTCCGGTCGTTGATGTCAGCTTCCCGGAGATCGAAAAATTTGACCGTCTGCCTGAGCCGCGTGCGGATGGCCCGACCGCGTTCGTCTCAATCATGGAAGGCTGCAACAAATACTGCACTTATTGCGTGGTGCCTTATACCCGTGGTGAGGAAGTGAGCCGCCCGGCAGACGATATTCTGTTTGAAATCGCGCAGCTTGCCGCACAGGGCGTACGCGAGGTGAACCTGCTGGGGCAGAACGTTAACGCCTGGCGTGGTGAGAACTACGACGGCACCACCGGCAGCTTT is a window encoding:
- the ubiF gene encoding 3-demethoxyubiquinol 3-hydroxylase codes for the protein MTLQHTEIAVVGGGMVGGALALGLAQQGFEVTVIEQAAPAEFDPTAKPDVRISAISAASVDLLRGLGVWEAVLDMRAHPYSRLETWEWENAHVAFDAAELKLPRLGYMVENNVLQRALWQALEAHPKVRLRVPASLKALHPHNSGYTLTLDSGDELAVKLVIGADGAHSQVRQMAGIGVHAWQYEQSCMLITVQCENAPGESTWQHFTPNGPHAFLPLFDNWASLVWYDKPARIRQLQGLSMEQLQREILQHFPARLGHITPVAAGAFPLTRRHALQYARDGLALVGDAAHTIHPLAGQGVNLGYRDVDALLDVLGNARAHAEAWSSHHVLKRYQTRRMADNFIMQSGMDLFYAGFSNDLAPVRILRNIGLMAAERAGGLKRQALKYALGL